A region of the Gopherus flavomarginatus isolate rGopFla2 chromosome 3, rGopFla2.mat.asm, whole genome shotgun sequence genome:
ACATTTTGTTATTGTACAATATACTTATTTTATATTGTTATTGTAAAGTGTCCATTCCCATTAAATTATTGTATTTGGGCCAAcatttcaaacttgggtgctttaggcctggtctacactagggtggaggttgatgtaagatacacaacttcagctatgggaatagtgtaactgaagtcgacgtatcttatttcgatttacctcccatcctcatggtgcgggatcgacggctgcagctcccccattgactctgttTCTGCCattcaccctggtggagttccagagtcgacgggagcacaTTCAGGGATCAATATgtcacatctagatgagacgtgatatatcgatccccaatagattgatcgctacccgccgatccggcaggtagtctggacgtacccttaaaATTGGCTGCCTAAACTAATAATTAGGCACCAGAAtacatggcctgatttttcagaggtgccgaTCGCCCCACAATTACCACTGATGCCAGTGTGATTGCAGGAGCTGAGTACTCCTGAAAACTAAATAGGGATTTAGAAGTCtaacaatatttgaaaatgttgaccttgACATCTGGATTTTATGGCACTAGAGAGATTTTTAATAGTCTCATTCTGATCACTTCTTCTAGGGATCAACTTAACTCTTTACTGAAGACATATAACTATTTTTATACTGACCAAGAAAATCTGCAACTCTCCTATAATCAGGTAAGAAATGTAGGCAAACAGAACTATTTGAAAAGCACAGCAGGAGGGGGTGCCAGTGAGCTGTTGGTACATACTGCAGGTGAGCTGTGGAACATGGGGTTTCAGATACCTTAGGAGTGAATTAGTGGCACATTAATGTATTATGTGGAGTGTGCTTCTTCACTTATAACATAAGTCTTTACAATATAAAAAAGCAAGCATGACAGCCAAATTCTACAGTCCCATTCTTCAAGAGTGGTGGAGAGCTGAAACTCACAGATCTAGGTTAGGTGAGTCATGAAAAGGGAAGGAGTTATTGACTCAGCAGCATGATCTCCCTGCCACCTCACTCCTTACTTTACAGGGAGTCTTACTCGGAGAGCTCCACAAGGATCCAGAATCATCAGCTGAGGGAAGCAGCATTGTGCCAGGACACTCTGTACCTCCCCCAACCCAAAGGAGGAAATCTCATGGTCACTGGTGCTCAAGTTTGCTGTAAATTTTTCAGCATCCTCCTCAACACAGGAAAACCCCCAGTAGGAGCCTTTGGGGACAACAGCAATCGGGGTAGATCTTGGTAGAACAAGCCTAGCATAGATCAtggggccagggggcagggcccagtGTGAAGGCAAGGGACCTCAGAGTGAATGGGTCTTGTTTCTGGTGCATCTCCCAAAATCCCCTGGTTTCAAGGTCTGACTCATTCATTCTCTTCCACAGTGGACAGCTTCCGCTCTTCTGCCTTCACGGGAACACATGGGGCCCTCAAGGAAATAACCCTGGGAAAATAATCTGCAAAGGGGGAGCATGGGCTTCTCAATCTGTACTCAGTCAAAACTCCACTAAGTCATTAAGAGTTTTGCCACAATAAGGGCACTATGCAAGGACAACAGAATATTGGCCTGATGCAAGGCCCATTAacctccactgacatcagtgggtatTGGAGTGGGCCCTTTCCCCTTAATTTACTACGTAGCCCTGCAGTGTAGTCAGCAATCCACTCCATGACTGCAAAATCCAGGCCAGGACTTAAGCAGACCCTTTTTGGTGACGCTCCAGCACAGACTTGGGTTTCTCAGTCTGGGAGCTAGAGTGCCAGGCTTGTCTGTGGCCTGGTCTGCACAAGGGGTGGGGCCAATGTAAGATGCACAACTTCAGAtatgggaataacgtagctgaagtcgacgtatcttatttcgacttaccttccttcctcatggcgcgggatcgacgtccgcggctcccccatgGACTCCACTACTGCCACTTGCCCTGGTGGAGGTCCGGAGTCAACGGGAGTGCATTCGGGGATCACTATATTGCATCTAGATATATTCCCTAGGTCCATCATAACACtgaactctgattttttttttcagccagaAGGCAGCAAACCAGTTATCGAAGGAATTCTAGCTATTTTTTGGGGAGTACGTTGTCCCATCTGGTTAAAAATCCAAGATGAGAAGCAAATTCCCCCTTTTGTGACTCTGAAGTCGCCAGAGCGTGTGAGTTTGTTCCCTAGTAAAAGGTAATATATTAACTTCTGTAAGCCTCATGGAGGCTGATGTTTTCACAGTCCAACTGTGAAGATAAAACAAAGATGACATTTGTACACCAGATACTATAAAGGCTCCACTTGGCCTTTGCATGGTGGAAGCCTGTGTAAGGTTTCATTTGTTGCTTGTTTGGCCTTGTGACAGCGTCTGCAatgcagaaagcagacacttttttgTAATGAATCCAGGCTTTAAAGTTGGATTTAAAAGTAATTACAAAAATCAATGACAAAAAAAGCCCAATCTCTTATATGGGCTACTTGCATATCTGAGGTGGGGAACTCTGCACGTGTGAACTGAATTCCCCCTGCATTCTGCAGTTATGGTTGGGGAATGGCATATTTTCTTCCCTCCCCTCGCACCAGCAGATCCCCTGAGACAACTGAAAGCTGTGTGCTTCCTCGTAAACCCTAAGCCAGAGCTCTGTTGCTAGGGaatcctcctccatccccaggaGGAAGCAGACTGAATCAGCATTAATTTAACCCACTAATGTCCCACAGGTTTCAGGGTGGTGAAATCACAGAGATCATCTGTCCCTTTCTCCAGGGCATAATTCTCAAATAGAAGCTGAGCAACCTGATTTTGGTAATTTTCCTGATGACACTGCCTAGTATGCCATGTGGCCCATCTGTGACTTCTAGCAGCAGATATCCTCAACAGCCAGAGATGGGGCACTAAATGGGGAGGGTTTTGAGTTGCTACAGGGAATTCTTTcccgggtgtctggctggtgggtcttgcccacatgctcagggttcaacTGATCGCCatttttggggtcaggaaggaatttttccccaggtcagattggcagagaccctgggttttttgcctttctctgtagcatggggcatgggtcacttgtcgGTTGAACCTAGTGcaaatagtggattctctgtaacttgaagtctttacatcacaatttgaggacttcagtaactctgcCAGAggctaggggtctattacaggagtgggtgggtgaggttctgtggcctgcgatgtgcaggaggtcagactagatgatcacaatgggcccttctggctATAAAATCTATGAGCCTATATCTAGAACAGGATTTTTTGTTCGATTTTTAGATAAAACACCAGATACTCATACTTTGCTCCATGTAGTACTTTAAAAGGGTAAGGCTGTGTGTCTGTCAGAGAGGTCACGGAAATCACAGATTCCATGgcttccgtgacttctgcagcagccagtgctggCTCAGTGGCtgccctgggccagccacagccatttgagtgtgagagggggctcagggctgggacaggagggtgGGGTGCACGGCGGCACTTACCCCCACCAGCAtgttcctgcagctcctaggtggaggggcaaGAGGGCTCCGTATACTGCCCATGCATGCAGGTGCCactcctgaagctcccattggctgcagttcgtggccaatgggagctgtggagccagcacttgTGGCAGGAGCAGCGCGCACATCCCCCTTCACTGCCCttcccctaggagctgcagggacacgcGGAGCCAGGTGGGGAGCCTGCAAGCCTCGccaaccctcctctcccctccgcccCTCCCAGCACCAGCACAGGTCCCGGGCCATGCACTGCTGCCCactaccccaccccccagcatcaGCAGGGGTCCCGGACCACTCTCCAACACCCCTGGGCCAGTCCCCCAGAGCACCCCCGGCTGAAGTTTTAGTTAggagtatatagtaaaagtcatggacaggtcacgggtcatgaatttttgtttactgaccatgacctgtccatgacttttactaaaaatacccatgactaaaatgtagccttaaatATGAGCCATGCACTTAATGATATGATCAGATTATTCTTCAAATATAGTTTCTGACACTTTTGCCATTATTTATTGAATATATTTCCATGCAAATTGTTTACTGCAGTACTTGATCAGTGCTATAGTTGGTCAAAGactatttgtcaaaaaattgAATGAATAAGGGAATTATTTATACAGAGAAAGTTGGATCTGTGGTTAAGGTACTTCATGGCATTTAGGAGAGCTTGGTTCCCACTGGACCACAGCTGGTCCCAGTTgggccacagatttcctgtgtgacctcagacaagtctcttgttattgttttatttatattatcaCAGTGTATAGGAGCCCTAGTCCTGGATgagcaccccattgtgctaggagtaCAGATCTCTGTGGTCAtcagttctccacctgtaaaatggagataatgagaCCTCATTGGCCGGTTTTATATATATAGAGTATAAGCTCTTCAAAGCAGGAACTGTCTCATATTATGTCTCTGCACAGTGTTTAGATCATTAGGACTTTCATCTCAGTTGGGATCCCTACGTGTAACTATAAAACTAATAATAAAGTGTGAATAATTTGACACATTTTTTTCCATAGTTGACCTGTTCTGCTTAGGTTTATGAGTAACCTGTGGTGCCCTTGGTCCCACATGTTTAGTAAAACATGATATTGTGATGTACTAGAGTTACCTACTTTATACCATCAAATGAAAGACTCTAACATGATGTTTACAGTTCTGAACCTGAACAACCATCCGTTATGTGATGCTTGGCTGGAACCTAAACTGAATTCACCCCAATTACAAAAGAATATCAACCTGTAAATACATGCTTGATCCTTGTTTCAGGGGGATGATGCGCTGGGGTGAAGTTCATAATCTCCATCACATTAGCAAAGAGACACCAAATTCTTCAGAAGAACCCCCAAACTGTGAGGAAGGTCAGTGTTCTTTATATATTCATCAGAAAGTCCTCTTCTGTGGCTGTGCCAGTACAATTGATAACAAAATTTAGCCCTGTCTGTGGGGAGGAGTATTAAGAGACCTCTTTCCCTGATTCCAGTTTTTAGACTTGAATACATTATAATAAATAGTAGTGATGGCAATACAGCTATGTGCTCATTATCTATATAGCAATCAGCCCATAATACTGAACTATACTATCTCTAAGGAGATTACTGGTACTTGCAGCCAGTTCAAACAGCCGATAACTCTATGACTGCTTTATGAACATTGCAAACCATGATGCCTTTGTACCAGCTCCACATACTGGCAAACAGCTATAGAAATGATGCTGCAAGAGGCACTGGGCTATAGTAAAAGGGTGGTGGAGTAGCTCTACAATGTTGATGATGTTTTATTTTGTCCAGGTTGCTTCTCTTACGAGAGCAGCACCCTGAAGCCAAGGAGTGTGCAGGAGCTCAACTCCCTGACCCCACACAGAACCAGAACCTTGAGTGATGCTGCACAAGTGAGGAAAAGGGCAAATTCCCCTACAATAGCAAGAAAAGATGTGGAAACGCACAGGTTCTCCATTAATGGGCATTTCTACAACTACGAGGTGTGAACGCTCTCCTGTGTTAAGTTACTGTGAATGCGGCAGAGAACTGATGAGGTGAAATGCAACGATTTGTTTATGGCTTGATTCTGCCCTAACCATCATCAGGTGAGGTGTGGCATGAGCACTCAGTGGCCCAAGCCTCCAGAGAGCTCCCGCACAATGTTACCGCCGTGTCTGCTGCACCATGCTTGAGGAGCGAGCAGTGTCCAACCTCCCCACTCTGTGTCTGGCTAGCTCAACTGGCTGGTAAAGAAGAGACATGGAGTCATGACTCTGCCCTCACCCTATCCCTCCTTGCCCTGTTCCCAGCACCTAATACAGCTGGGGATGCTGTACACACTGGTCTGTGGTTATGTCAGAGAAGGTAGGCCACAGAagtgtgccttgcacttggaAGAGAGGTTTGGGATGGTCCTTCATTCCTGTGGGATTTTATTCAGCAGCGTTGGACCCAccaagctctgtctcctgcagagGCAAGCATTAGCCTTACAGCAAATGGTTCCATTGTGCCTGAGGAGAAGACAGTCATATTCACCCTAGAGCTTTAATCGATCTTTTAGATATCCTGAGCCCAAACCATTGAGCTCCTTGAAGCAAAGGGACAAGACTTTGAACCTGATGCAGTCTTCTCTGGGGAGCCAGCGTAGAGAGCAGGGGACTATGCATCTGTACCTGTACAAGGTCACCACCCTGCCCTCTTAGGGGGCCCTGGCTCCCTTATGCACATCCACATGGGCTGACCAAAATCTTTTCCAAATGTGTTTGCTGACTGGAATAGCCCCCTGAGATGCACCTCCCAGTTTTACAAGGTCTTATTCCAACATGCAGTACTTCAGTATCATCTCACTAATTTTAATTGTTGTACACTACCTTCAAATGTTTGGGGTTTGTAATGTTTtactcttgttttttttttttagctcattaattttttttggccAGACATTAATTTAAGGTCTATTATCATAGGCTGTGACATGACAGGCACATTTGCTTCAATTTACCCTTTCAGAGTCCCCAGTAAATCTACTTCAGGCTCATTTGATTAAATAATACCCCTTCTTGGGGCCAGTTTATTACCAAAACACAGTTCATTGATTCCATCAACAAAAATCCCAAGCGCAGTCCATTTCCCATAACCCCCATACCTGGTCCTTTCAACCCTGATCTCCCCAGCAAGTATCCCACCAGTCTCTCTCCTGAAAGTCTTTCCATGGCCCAGTCCGGTGTCTTCCTCTTCCACCACACTTAGGCTTCTCATTGGTCCTTTTCTGTCAAGATGCCTAGCCCAGACCTTCCAGCTGGAGCACAAGCCCATTCTTCCTAGCAggaacccccacagcccctctgctGGGAGATCAACTTTACCAGGGGAGTGTTCCTCACTCCCCCGTGTCCTCTCACTCTTCCCCTGGGTACAGCTCTCCAACACAGAGACATCAGTGAGTAATCCTCTGTGGTGGTCCCCTTGCCTTCACAGTCCTCTCTGGCTTGGGGAGGTCAGCTAGCAAACCCCCTCTTGCTGCTTTCTCTGCCTTCAGGCATCTTCCCCCAAGAAACACCTTCTTTCTCTGGCAACTGTCAGCTTTCCCTGTTCCTGACCTCACTCAGACAGCTCTGATTCACCATCTGTCTCTCTTGCTGGGTGTCTCCAACTCACCAGGTCTTGCTCCTATCCTGGTCTCTTTTGTCTAGGGTCAGCTGCCCTGATCCGCTACAGTCCCAGGTGTTGCCCTGTCCTTTTAATTGGGCATATTGGGAAACCCTGCTCTGGCACAAGGGCTCTGGACTTATTTCATTCCCAGGGACCAGGCAGACTGTGACAATCTTTACATACAAAAAAGTTTTAACCCTAATCTTTGGCCCTACTGAACTAAACTACTTTCCGAATGGAATATTTGAGCCAAATTCAGCACTCATATCTGCTGGGAAAATGCAGACTAGCTCCATTAAAATCAGCGAAATTAGCCTCAGAGTTAGtgataactgagatcagaattttggCCTATTGCTTTTAGTGCTAAGAAATAAAAACTGTAATCTAGGATTTTGCAGTAGAAATGCTGTCATAGTTATAACTATAGTAGCTCAGAATATCTTCATAATATTCTAATTAATTATCTTTatattctttctttccttcctttttaagaaactagaaaaaaaacaaaaaacacaagaaccACGCATTGGATAAGTCTGTTCACAGAAATATGTCACACTGAAAAAAATTGGGAATTTTTACCAGGCTTTTAAAATACGCATAAGTAGATTTCAAGGAGCAGACAATTTCAAGCAAAGAAGGAATAATATACCTGTTGCATGATGTATCGTATTTTCCCAGAACGATTTTACAACCGTGTGTTTTCACCATATTGGTGTTAATGTCACATTTTCTTGCTCTTGTTTTTTAGACGTCAGTTTTCACTCCAGCCTTTGGATCAGAAACTAAAATAAGAATAAACAGTAACATGAAAACAGGAGAGGTAATAGAGCAACTGCTTCAGAAATTTAAGGTAATTCTctttgtgtgtgcgtgcacacacacacacacaatgaattCTGGAAAAGATAACCAGAATATAGAAATGCCTTCTGTTGCCGACTGTATCTAAGGACAAAAATATTATGGAGATTTGCCACAAACAGAAAGTATACCAAATGAAGTGTGCTATTGCCCCTTTTAAGGATGAAGGTAGGTCTTATTTTCCTAAGACTTCACAGGTGTTCTGAGACGAGTGACAAGTATTTGATGCTGTCATTACTCTAGTTTCCAGAGCAGAAGAAACTAGAAAATGACTTCATTATAATTATATTGACAGTAAGGAAAGCTGTACTATATCTTCTGCTTTTCCCAGACTTGGAAGCTAATGTATTGCTTAGTGCGTGTGaccatgtctccctctagtgacAGGTCCTTGCAAATATGATTTGCTTATAACTAGTGACAGTTCATCAGCCCATACCAGTCAGGctacaaaatacattttgaaaactcTGTTTTACTTAAATCTGTATATGTTTATCAGTCAAGGACAAACTGTGATTTGATTTAAATGTCACAAGTCACTCTCTCCAGTAGCAAAAGAGGCTCAAATCTTGGTATAACTAATAGTGCCTTCTGAATCTGCCTTGTTACCATGGCAATTTACCACCCAGGAGTCACTTTATAAGGGTGTTGCTGTGGTAACCACTGTCTGGTGCAGTCATAGCAGAATTATAGCAGTTAAGCCCAGACTGCAGGGAGTTTGCAGAGGGTAGGGATGGGGC
Encoded here:
- the RASSF6 gene encoding ras association domain-containing protein 6, which codes for MKKVTMKSQHLPSAISISEDKYITRDQLNSLLKTYNYFYTDQENLQLSYNQPEGSKPVIEGILAIFWGVRCPIWLKIQDEKQIPPFVTLKSPERVSLFPSKRGMMRWGEVHNLHHISKETPNSSEEPPNCEEGCFSYESSTLKPRSVQELNSLTPHRTRTLSDAAQVRKRANSPTIARKDVETHRFSINGHFYNYETSVFTPAFGSETKIRINSNMKTGEVIEQLLQKFKIENSPQEFALYIIHASGEKKRLKNTDTPLLERLLQGPSEKIAQFFLMDKNAEEVTSDVAQYLKFHVPLLESFLHKLDEEEEREIQQTIAKYGREKDIIRQHLDSKTVIKTETTV